Proteins found in one Neodiprion lecontei isolate iyNeoLeco1 chromosome 6, iyNeoLeco1.1, whole genome shotgun sequence genomic segment:
- the LOC107226735 gene encoding uncharacterized protein LOC107226735 isoform X1, whose product MMAVTSIVNPSIAENKIDADCLRTGIKLKNVVLRQCTAKIHAECLFEAPEILQNICLFMSADPVTGFGSNWKKFADKLGLTNQQITVIERDYQAKHSSTWWVLLSFAYNANATVEKVLNVLEDMGRLDIIDKISDSMLRFADRVSEQHKSNEAEGSVLRSAAGIEWLPLVLRPLNSRENKLYKIPGITSTLVNDGKFVDSGIIDNTRPNIPLAMRVMLTFASDGAEVAKRITKKFRQHEPRIGVLILKEQQDHVFIKSTEFINDCFEQVDTIIPILTKGYFDAINNPPTANEEESSFALDERYVKYIYQSFTNELVRNDCLGRRVRCIFPEGTKRRDLRVDHLSLRAWYREENIQDFINLLLRRRQNGNN is encoded by the exons ATGATGGCTGTGACGAG CATAGTAAACCCTTCAATAGCAGAAAACAAAATCGATGCCGATTGTCTAAGGACTGGAATAAAACTGAAGAATGTCGTGCTCAGACAGTGTACGGCTAAAATTCATGCGGAATGTCTTTTCGAAGCGCCAGAAATTTTACAGAATATTTGCCTATTCATGAGCGCAGATCCTGTGACAGGGTTTGGCtcaaattggaaaaaatttgctgATAAGTTGGGCCTGACAAATCAGCAGATCACG GTTATCGAGAGAGATTATCAAGCGAAACATAGTTCAACTTGGTGGGTCTTACTATCATTTGCATATAACGCAAATGCTACAGtagaaaaagttttgaatgtATTAGAAGATATGGGCAGATTAGACATCATTGATAAGATTAGCGATAGTATGCTGCGATTTGCTGACCGTGTCTCTGAACAGCATAAATCGAACG AAGCTGAAGGCAGCGTATTGAGATCGGCAGCTGGTATCGAATGGCTACCTCTCGTGTTGAGACCATTAAATTCAAGGGAGAACAAACTTTACAAAATCCCAGGCATCACATCAACACTTGTAAATGACGGCAAATTTGTTGACAGTGGAATAATCGACAACACACGA CCAAATATACCACTAGCCATGAGAGTAATGTTAACTTTTGCTAGTGACGGAGCAGAAGTAGCAAAACGAATCACTAAAAAATTCAGGCAACATGAGCCGAGGATCGGAGTCTTGATTTTGAAGGAACAACAAGACCATGTATTTATCAAGAGCACAGAGTTTATAAATGACTGCTTTGAACAG GTGGATACTATAATTCCAATTTTAACAAAGGGATACTTTGACGCGATAAATAATCCCCCGACTGCAAATGAAGAGGAATCGTCATTTGCATTAGATGAACGATATGtaaaatacatatatcaaTCTTTTACGAACGAGTTAGTAAGAAATGACTGCTTGGGTAGACGTGTGAG ATGTATCTTCCCAGAAGGAACAAAGCGTCGTGATCTCAGGGTCGATCATTTAAGCTTAAGAGCTTGGTATAGAGAAGAGAACATTCAAGATTTTATCAATTTGTTACTTCGAAGAAGACAAAATgggaataattaa
- the LOC107226757 gene encoding spermine oxidase: MLDNAANVGRILRSKLRKHLRTKGDPLTIRDMREEIFDWNVRLLMIENACFTLDELSVKYWGECQPIGNVEHANFEPGYSSIIKFIAQGLNQRNIRLSCPVETIEWRQSISTGNLSQANAKPVTVTLADKRRIFADCVIATCSLGYLKENYKKMFNPELPLHLSQAIECLGFGLVNKIFLDFGEPWWGPNDQGFQFIWSKNGRRIFSKQKLATWTRDLTGFNILEGHRAVLLGQVAGRGAYIVETLSEQQVALDCINLLRHFLKREDISVPRRCKRTQWHSNMYIRGAYSHISTNCDATAVTPGILGKPVWCTVTREARDKCIPVIMLAGEATHEKYYSTTHGAFETGIRQAKTFLQYHTEKKC; this comes from the exons ATGCTTGACAATGCAGCGAACGTTGGTCGGATTTTGAGGAGCAAACTGAGGAAACACTTGCGAACAAAAGGTGATCCGTTGACGATCAGAGACATGCGCGAAGAGATATTTGACTGGAATGTTAGACTTTTAATGATTGAGAATGCCTGCTTTACATTAGATGAATTGTCAGTAAAATATTGGGGAGAATGCCAg CCAATCGGCAATGTGGAACATGCAAATTTTGAACCTGGATACAGTTCTATAATCAAATTCATAGCCCAGGGGCTAAATCAAAGAAATATTCGATTAAGCTGCCCCGTCGAGACGATTGAGTGGCGCCAGAGCATCAGCACAGGCAATTTAAGTCAGGCAAACGCGAAACCAGTCACAGTAACTTTAGCTGACAAAAGACGTATTTTTGCTGATTGTGTGATCGCAACTTGTTCACTGGGttacttgaaagaaaattacaaaaaaatgttcaatccTGAGCTACCGCTACATTTATCGCAAGCCATTGAGTGCCTTGGTTTTGGCctggtaaataaaatatttttggacTTTGGTGAGCCTTGGTGGGGCCCTAACGACCAAGGTTTTCAGTTTATTTGGTCAAAAAATGGCaggagaatattttcaaaacaaaaattagcGACGTGGACCAGAGATTTAACTGGTTTTAATATCCTCGAGGGACACAGGGCAGTTTTGTTAGGGCAAGTCGCTGGAAGGGGAGCATACATTGTCGAAACGTTGAGCGAACAACAAGTTGCCTTAGATTGCATCAATCTACTCCGGCATTTTCTCAAAAGAGAAGATATTTCCGTGCCAAGGAGATGTAAAAGAACGCAGTGGCATTCCAATATGTACATCAGAGGTGCCTACAGCCATATTTCTACGAATTGCGATGCCACTGCAGTCACACCGGGAATTTTAGGCAAGCCAGTTTGGTGCACAGTCACTCGAGAGGCTCGCGACAAG TGTATACCGGTAATAATGCTGGCCGGAGAAGCGACAcacgaaaaatattattcgacAACACATGGAGCATTTGAAACTGGCATCAGGCAGGCTAAGACGTTTTTACAGTATcacactgaaaaaaaatgttaa
- the LOC107226765 gene encoding spermine oxidase isoform X2, whose amino-acid sequence MFKDVQVLIVGAGAAGIAAACRLLEQGFQNVRVFEAGDRIGGRVHTVEFADNVVELGAEYVHGERGNISYELASRHNLLEGSNLLTNTEKWMFADSQGEIIPREQSTELLNIYHEIYTVMPNKITDFEGSFGEYFTQEYYKAFKENPFTNFTRAEEFLEWICKYESIIESCDSWSEVSASGLAEYWTCEGNPLLNWKGRGYKTLFEVLMNKFTPAASELPLLEKVDFKKVVSSIDYSSKNRITIRTTDNSEHNADHVIFTPSLGVLKEQHSNLFTPPLPELKRRAIQGLGFGTVDKIIFEFPYKWWPEDIAGFNLVWSKEDKTKFVQSSDKGNEWLADVFHFSTIDHQPRLLSGWLTGPCARHVEDLKDSTVLDGFYDMLQRFFSKKFDIPKPINMIRSKWNQNKHFRGSYSFRTLESKNLDIWAKDLAEPVINPTGKPVLLFGGEATHEHYYSTVHGAVESGIREADRLIEYYRYEALEYISFCSLDTKLKRP is encoded by the exons CTGATAACGTGGTAGAGCTAGGAGCTGAATATGTGCACGGTGAGCGTGGAAATATATCCTATGAATTGGCATCTCGCCACAATCTTTTGGAGGGATCTAACCTTCTGACCAATACTGAAAAGTGGATGTTTGCTGATTCTCAAGGAGAAATCATACCTAGAGAACAAAGTACTGAGCTACTGAATATATATCATGAAATCTACACAGTTATGCCAAACAAGATAACAGATTTCGAGGGGTCATTCGGAGAATATTTCACACAAGA GTATTACAAGGCATTCAAGGAAAATccatttacaaatttcaccaGGGCAGAAGAATTTTTGGAGTGGATATGCAAGTATGAATCTATCATAGAATCTTGCGATTCGTGGTCCGAAGTTTCTGCATCCGGACTTGCCGAGTATTGGACATGTGAAGGGAATCCATTGCTTAATTGGAAAGGCAGGGGATATAAAACTCTGTTTGAAGTTTTAATG AACAAGTTTACACCAGCGGCAAGTGAGCTACCACTTCTGGAAAAAGTGGACTTCAAGAAAGTAGTTTCAAGTATTGACTATAGCAGTAAAAATCGAATTACTATTAGAACTACTGACAACTCGGAGCATAATGCTGATCATGTTATTTTTACACCCTCGCTTGGTGTACTGAAAGAACAACACAGCAATTTATTCACACCACCACTACCTGAATTGAAAAGACGTGCCATACAG GGTCTCGGATTTGGAACAGTGGACAAAATTATCTTTGAATTTCCTTACAAATGGTGGCCCGAAGATATCGCCGGTTTTAATTTAGTTTGGTCGAAGGAGGATAAAACAAAGTTTGTACAATCTTCTGACAAA GGTAATGAATGGTTGGCtgatgtttttcatttctccaCTATTGACCATCAACCTCGTCTTTTAAGCGGTTGGCTCACTGGACCATGTGCAAGGCATGTTGAGGACTTGAAAGATTCAACTGTACTTGATGGATTCTATGACATGTTGCAAAGATTCTTTAGTAAAAAATTCGACATTCCAAAACCAATAAATATGATACG GTCCAAGTGGAATCAGAATAAACACTTTAGAGGCTCCTACAGTTTTCGAACTTTGGAATCTAAAAATTTAGACATCTGGGCGAAAGACCTTGCTGAACCTGTCATTAATCCCACTGGCAAACCA GTATTACTTTTTGGTGGGGAGGCAACTCATGAGCACTATTACTCGACAGTTCATGGTGCAGTTGAAAGCGGAATTCGCGAAGCTGATAGACTCATAGAATACTACAGGTATGAAGCTCTTGAGTATATCTCGTTTTGTTCGTTAGATACAAAATTAAAAAGGCCTTAG
- the LOC107226735 gene encoding uncharacterized protein LOC107226735 isoform X2 has translation MMAVTSIVNPSIAENKIDADCLRTGIKLKNVVLRQCTAKIHAECLFEAPEILQNICLFMSADPVTGFGSNWKKFADKLGLTNQQITVIERDYQAKHSSTWWVLLSFAYNANATVEKVLNVLEDMGRLDIIDKISDSMLRFADRVSEQHKSNAEGSVLRSAAGIEWLPLVLRPLNSRENKLYKIPGITSTLVNDGKFVDSGIIDNTRPNIPLAMRVMLTFASDGAEVAKRITKKFRQHEPRIGVLILKEQQDHVFIKSTEFINDCFEQVDTIIPILTKGYFDAINNPPTANEEESSFALDERYVKYIYQSFTNELVRNDCLGRRVRCIFPEGTKRRDLRVDHLSLRAWYREENIQDFINLLLRRRQNGNN, from the exons ATGATGGCTGTGACGAG CATAGTAAACCCTTCAATAGCAGAAAACAAAATCGATGCCGATTGTCTAAGGACTGGAATAAAACTGAAGAATGTCGTGCTCAGACAGTGTACGGCTAAAATTCATGCGGAATGTCTTTTCGAAGCGCCAGAAATTTTACAGAATATTTGCCTATTCATGAGCGCAGATCCTGTGACAGGGTTTGGCtcaaattggaaaaaatttgctgATAAGTTGGGCCTGACAAATCAGCAGATCACG GTTATCGAGAGAGATTATCAAGCGAAACATAGTTCAACTTGGTGGGTCTTACTATCATTTGCATATAACGCAAATGCTACAGtagaaaaagttttgaatgtATTAGAAGATATGGGCAGATTAGACATCATTGATAAGATTAGCGATAGTATGCTGCGATTTGCTGACCGTGTCTCTGAACAGCATAAATCGAACG CTGAAGGCAGCGTATTGAGATCGGCAGCTGGTATCGAATGGCTACCTCTCGTGTTGAGACCATTAAATTCAAGGGAGAACAAACTTTACAAAATCCCAGGCATCACATCAACACTTGTAAATGACGGCAAATTTGTTGACAGTGGAATAATCGACAACACACGA CCAAATATACCACTAGCCATGAGAGTAATGTTAACTTTTGCTAGTGACGGAGCAGAAGTAGCAAAACGAATCACTAAAAAATTCAGGCAACATGAGCCGAGGATCGGAGTCTTGATTTTGAAGGAACAACAAGACCATGTATTTATCAAGAGCACAGAGTTTATAAATGACTGCTTTGAACAG GTGGATACTATAATTCCAATTTTAACAAAGGGATACTTTGACGCGATAAATAATCCCCCGACTGCAAATGAAGAGGAATCGTCATTTGCATTAGATGAACGATATGtaaaatacatatatcaaTCTTTTACGAACGAGTTAGTAAGAAATGACTGCTTGGGTAGACGTGTGAG ATGTATCTTCCCAGAAGGAACAAAGCGTCGTGATCTCAGGGTCGATCATTTAAGCTTAAGAGCTTGGTATAGAGAAGAGAACATTCAAGATTTTATCAATTTGTTACTTCGAAGAAGACAAAATgggaataattaa
- the LOC107226756 gene encoding possible lysine-specific histone demethylase 1, producing the protein MWWLYAALGFVYLLHFTTAEEPKIVIIGAGASGIAAASKLYEHGFQDVIILEAENRIGGRVYTTWFDESWVDLGGQWVHGETGNAAFKLAAPLELLEASGEKNWVEFDIHNSKGVRLPLDLSQNLMALLTNVSGEANEALAGNNGSIADFFTAKFNIELQKYPTFNETLVKEVLKMFEGLTIATDSSDNWTDISATGYTAYQDYPGSNIVNWKDRGYGTILDVLMKKYPNPEEELPIMNNTLLNSEVVNVNYNATDKKVLIETSNGQKYTADHVIVTPSLGVLKEQYETLFTPQLPESKVKTIKGLSMGSAAKIYLSFEAPWWSSNRDLILLWDEMDRQEYENDTSKKWLLDLIGFFTVAHRPRMLCAWINGAGARYMEALPENQAFNEAFTLLNKFFGNSYNITRPTAYLRTNWSNNKHFRGAYSFRSVESQRSGVWANELAAPLLVDGKPIVMFAGEATNSQRWASVDGAIDTGFREADRLIELYNTKNPSQ; encoded by the exons ATGTGGTGGCTCTACGCTGCACTAGGATTCGTATATCTGCTACATTTTACGACAGCGGAGGAACCAAAGATTGTTATAATTGGAGCTGGAGCTTCTGGCATTGCAGCTGCATCAAAGCTTTACGAACATGGTTTTCAAGATGTGATCATTTTAGAAGCTGAGAATAGAATTGGTGGACGGGTATATACTACATGGTTCG ATGAAAGCTGGGTTGATCTTGGAGGTCAATGGGTTCACGGAGAAACAGGCAATGCAGCTTTCAAGTTAGCTGCTCCTCTCGAGCTTTTAGAAGCttcaggggaaaaaaattgggtGGAATTCGACATTCATAATTCGAAAGGCGTTCGGTTACCCCTTGACCTCAGCCAAAATTTAATGGCATTGCTCACGAATGTATCTGGTGAAGCTAACGAAGCTCTGGCAGGAAATAATGGTTCCattgcagatttttttacagcaAA ATTCAATATAGAGTTGCAAAAATACCCAACATTCAATGAGACCCTTGTTAAGGAGGTGCTGAAAATGTTTGAGGGTTTGACAATAGCGACGGACAGTTCAGATAACTGGACTGATATTTCTGCAACAGGCTATACGGCATATCAAGACTACCCTGGAAGTAACATTGTCAACTGGAAAGACAGGGGATATGGAACAATACTTGACGTATTAATG aaaaaatatccaaacCCTGAAGAAGAACTTCCAATTATGAACAACACCTTGTTGAATTCGGAAGTGGTCAACGTTAATTATAACGCAACAGACAAAAAGGTTTTGATCGAAACGAGCAATGGGCAAAAGTACACAGCGGATCACGTTATCGTAACACCATCATTAGGCGTACTGAAGGAACAATATGAAACTTTATTTACACCGCAATTACCAGAATCTAAAGTGAAAACTATCAAA GGCCTATCGATGGGATCTGCTGCTAAGATTTATCTCTCCTTTGAAGCACCATGGTGGTCTAGTAATCGTGATCTAATTCTTTTGTGGGATGAAATGGACAGGCAAGAGTATGAAAACGAT ACAAGTAAGAAATGGTTGCTGGATTTGATTGGGTTTTTCACGGTAGCCCATAGACCACGAATGTTATGTGCTTGGATCAACGGAGCAGGAGCTAGATACATGGAAGCCTTGCCTGAAAATCAAGCTTTTAACGAAGCATTTACTTTGCTCAATAAGTTTTTTGGAAACTCGTACAATATCACAAGACCAACTGCGTATTTGCG GACTAATTGGAGTAACAACAAACATTTCCGAGGAGCGTACAGTTTCAGAAGTGTGGAATCTCAGAGATCTGGTGTTTGGGCGAATGAATTAGCAGCCCCATTACTAGTTGATGGCAAGCCA ATAGTCATGTTCGCAGGAGAGGCCACCAATAGTCAACGCTGGGCAAGTGTTGACGGAGCGATAGACACTGGTTTTCGTGAAGCAGACAGACTCATCGAGTTATATAACACTAAGAATCCATCACAATGA
- the LOC107226736 gene encoding uncharacterized protein LOC107226736, whose product MEKKINVDYGTDMDLKAIELRMRTDRIHSGFLFAWEDSRLLQILCLFVESDVVQRDRPTWQKFAEQLGLTRQKILCIENEYKYSHGSVWWVLLAFSNEDDATIGRIILILQQLKMFHVILEISNDVLELVDCLSDHLNSQGTKSTILRPPNIPWTPLIFRSLNSRIERVPQIIDITVRGSSMPSIPSAVKIMLTFADDGMEAALRLTEIFRSNEPRIAVLLLREQQMHVFNAAKEFIDDCLKRVDYIIPIATKGYYDVINNTYPEGRDQLVSSFASDQTYAQYVYKCFAEEYVRNRCRNMRVRAIIPSETTENDLPAHLTCMGPTRFKEAEIREFVTMLLRVRRI is encoded by the exons ATGGAGAAGAAAATCAATGTCGATTATGGCACGGATATGGATTTGAAAGCTATAGAGCTTCGAATGCGTACAGATAGAATTCACTCTGGATTTCTCTTCGCGTGGGAGGATTCACGCCTTTTGCAAATATTATGTCTGTTCGTCGAGTCAGATGTGGTTCAAAGAGATCGCCCGACTTGGCAAAAATTTGCCGAACAATTGGGTCTGACACGGCAGAAAATATTA TGTATCGAAAACGAATATAAGTATAGCCATGGTTCAGTGTGGTGGGTTTTGTTGGCATTTTCAAATGAGGATGACGCTACTATAGGACGAATAATACTTATTTTACAACagttgaaaatgtttcatgTCATACTCGAAATTAGCAATGACGTTCTTGAGCTCGTTGACTGTCTTTCTGACCACTTGAATTCGCAAG GAACTAAATCCACAATACTTCGGCCCCCAAACATCCCATGGACACCTTTGATTTTCAGATCGTTGAATTCAAGAATCGAAAGAGTTCCACAAATCATAGATATTACTGTGAGAGGTTCGAGTATG CCAAGTATACCGTCGGCTGTAAAAATAATGCTAACGTTCGCCGATGACGGGATGGAAGCGGCGCTTCGCCTCACGGAAATTTTCAGATCAAATGAACCGAGAATCGCAGTTCTGCTTCTGAGAGAGCAGCAGATGCACGTATTCAATGCAGCCAAAGAGTTCATCGATGATTGCTTGAAAAGA GTTGATTATATAATTCCGATTGCCACAAAGGGATACTATGatgttataaataatacatatcCCGAGGGCAGAGATCAACTAGTATCATCATTTGCATCGGATCAAACATATGCACAATATGTATACAAGTGTTTTGCAGAAGAATACGTACGAAATCGGTGTAGGAATATGCGAGTAAG AGCTATTATACCCTCTGAAACAACGGAAAATGATTTACCGGCTCACTTAACATGCATGGGTCCTACCAGATTCAAGGAAGCAGAAATTAGAGAATTCGTTACAATGTTACTGAGAGTAAGACGAATCTGA